Proteins encoded by one window of Arachis hypogaea cultivar Tifrunner chromosome 1, arahy.Tifrunner.gnm2.J5K5, whole genome shotgun sequence:
- the LOC112792057 gene encoding cytochrome P450 86A1, which yields MIEIETLPLLYTLIALLFAYLLWFHLFSRTLTGPRVYPFLGSLPILFMNRNRVHDWITLNLIGRIKVSGSATYQTCILPFPFLARKQGFYTVTSNPKNIEHVLKVRFDNYPKGPNWQTAFHDLLGQGIFNSDGATWLIQRKTAALEFTTRTLKHAMSRWVNRTIKNRLWCILDKAAKEGVAVDLQDLLLRLTFDNICGLTFGKDPETLSPDLPENPFCNAFDSATEATLHRLLYYPGILWRFKKLLCIGSEKRLMDSLKVVDDYMNVVVSNRDKSSSDDLISRFTNKRDGDGNPFSAAALQRIALNFVLAGRDTSSVALSWFFHLVSSHPAVEDRILRELTEVLSASRGSDRCLWTENAIDFEEAEKLVYLKAALSETLRLYPSVPEDFKYALNDDVLPDGTFVPKGSTVTYSIYSVGRMKSVWGEDCMEFKPERWISVRENRVRFEQPKDGFKFVAFNAGPRTCLGKDLAYLQMKSVAAAVLLRYRVLPVPGHKVEQKMSLTLFMKNGLRVYLQPRQLLPENATYA from the exons ATGATTGAAATTGAGACACTTCCTCTACTCTATACTCTTATTGCTTTGTTATTCGCATATTTACTTTGGTTCCACCTTTTCTCTCGAACCCTAACCGGTCCGAGAGTGTATCCTTTCCTTGGAAGCCTTCCAATCCTTTTCATGAATCGAAATCGGGTTCATGATTGGATTACCCTAAACTTAATAGGCCGAATCAAAGTTTCTGGTTCGGCCACATACCAGACTTGTATCCTGCCTTTTCCTTTCTTGGCACGCAAGCAAGGGTTTTACACAGTCACGTCCAATCCCAAGAACATCGAGCACGTCCTCAAAGTCCGATTTGATAATTACCCGAAAGGGCCCAACTGGCAAACAGCATTCCATGATCTCTTGGGCCAAGGGATCTTCAACAGTGACGGTGCCACGTGGCTGATTCAGCGAAAGACGGCGGCTTTGGAGTTCACGACGCGAACCCTAAAGCATGCCATGAGCCGATGGGTGAACCGTACAATCAAGAACCGGTTGTGGTGCATCTTGGATAAAGCAGCAAAGGAGGGTGTAGCGGTGGACCTTCAGGACCTTCTTCTCAGGTTGACTTTTGATAACATTTGTGGACTCACGTTTGGGAAGGACCCAGAAACTCTGTCACCGGATTTGCCTGAAAACCCTTTCTGCAATGCCTTTGATTCTGCAACTGAAGCTACGTTGCATAGGCTTTTGTATTACCCTGGGATCTTGTGGAGGTTCAAGAAGCTTCTATGCATTGGTTCCGAAAAGAGGCTCATGGACAGTTTGAAG GTCGTTGACGATTACATGAACGTCGTCGTCTCCAATCGCGACAAGTCATCCTCCGACGACCTAATCTCCCGCTTCACCAACAAGCGTGACGGCGATGGCAACCCCTTCTCCGCCGCCGCACTCCAACGCATCGCCCTCAACTTCGTCCTCGCCGGCAGGGACACCTCCTCCGTCGCCCTCTCCTGGTTCTTCCACCTCGTCTCCTCCCACCCCGCCGTCGAGGATCGCATCCTCCGCGAGCTCACGGAGGTCCTCTCCGCCTCCCGCGGCTCGGATCGCTGCCTCTGGACGGAGAATGCTATCGACTTCGAGGAGGCGGAGAAGCTCGTTTACCTCAAAGCCGCACTCTCTGAAACGCTGCGTTTATACCCTTCAGTTCCCGAGGATTTTAAATACGCATTAAACGACGACGTTTTGCCAGATGGCACCTTCGTTCCGAAGGGTTCGACGGTTACTTATTCGATTTACTCTGTTGGGAGAATGAAGAGTGTCTGGGGTGAGGATTGCATGGAATTTAAACCGGAGCGTTGGATTTCGGTTCGGGAGAACCGGGTTCGATTCGAACAGCCAAAAGATGGGTTTAAGTTCGTTGCTTTTAACGCTGGACCGAGAACCTGCTTGGGCAAGGACTTGGCTTACCTTCAGATGAAGTCTGTGGCTGCGGCTGTGCTTTTGAGGTACCGGGTATTGCCGGTTCCCGGTCACAAGGTGGAGCAGAAGATGTCGCTTACGCTGTTCATGAAGAATGGGCTCCGTGTTTACTTACAGCCACGTCAGCTTCTACCAGAGAATGCCACGTATGCATAG
- the LOC112792066 gene encoding sodium-dependent phosphate transport protein 1, chloroplastic: protein MATRALLSSFSPPPSSSPSSSTSLSRRFPFKHATATTTSLLLFVSHAGRRCSVFRVSGGRDGGGKVWADVRSEKQHHVTEPSRFEDEDDDDVVSARDLDNVVGVGVEGAAWWHVFPKRWVIVILCFSAFLLCNMDRVNMSIAILPMSAEYNWSPSTVGLIQSSFFWGYLLTQIAGGIWADTVGGKQVLGFGVVWWSVATVLTPIAAKLGLPFLLVARAFMGIGEGVAMPAMNNILSKWVPVAERSRSLALVYSGMYLGSVTGLAFSPFLIHQFGWPSVFYSFGSLGTVWFSVWLSKAYSSPLDDPELRPEEKKLITTNSVSKEPIKMIPWGLILSKPPVWALIVSHFCHNWGTFILLTWMPTYYNQVLKFNLTESGLFCVLPWLTMAVSANVGGWIADTLVSKGLSVTRVRKIMQTVGFLGPAFFLTQLSHVNSPVMAVLCMTCSQGTDAFSQSGLYSNHQDIAPRYSGILLGLSNTAGVLAGVLGTAATGYILQHGSWDDVFKVSVGLYLVGTVVWNLFSTGEKILE from the exons ATGGCCACCAgagctcttctttcttctttctccccacctccttcttcttcacccTCTTCTTCCACTTCACTTTCTCGAAGATTCCCATTCAAGCACGCAACCGCAACAACTACTTCATTGCTGTTGTTTGTGTCGCATGCAGGCCGGAGGTGCTCTGTGTTTAGGGTTTCCGGCGGGAGGGACGGTGGCGGGAAGGTGTGGGCCGATGTGAGGTCGGAGAAGCAGCATCACGTGACTGAGCCTAGCAGGTtcgaggatgaggatgatgatgacgtTGTGTCGGCACGTGACTTGGATAATGTTGTGGGAGTAGGAGTAGAAGGAGCAGCTTGGTGGCACGTGTTCCCAAAGAGATGGGTCATTGTCATTCTTTGCTTCTCTGCCTTCCTTCTCTGTAACATGGATAGA GTAAATATGAGCATTGCCATTCTTCCAATGTCAGCTGAGTACAATTGGAGTCCCAGCACTGTCGGCTTGATACAATCCTCTTTCTTTTGGGGATACCTCCTCACTCAG ATTGCTGGTGGAATATGGGCAGACACAGTAGGGGGAAAGCAGGTGTTAGGATTCGGCGTGGTTTGGTGGTCTGTCGCAACAGTCCTGACTCCTATTGCTGCTAAACTTGGGTTGCCTTTCCTACTTGTTGCTCGTGCATTCATGGGGATCGGTGAG GGTGTTGCTATGCCAGCCATGAATAATATCCTGTCAAAATGGGTTCCTGTGGCAGAGAGAAGCAGGTCACTGGCACTGGTCTACAGCGGCATGTACCTTGGATCGGTCACAGGGTTGGccttttcaccctttttgattcATCAGTTTGGTTGGCCATCGGTGTTTTACTCCTTTGGATCTCTTGGGACAGTTTGGTTTTCTGTGTGGCTTAGTAAG GCATATAGTTCACCTCTTGACGACCCTGAACTGCGTCCTGAAGAAAAGAAGTTGATAACTACTAATAGTGTTTCAAAGGAACCTATTAAAATGATACCTTGGGGATTAATTTTGTCGAAACCACCTGTGTGGGCACTAATCGTATCCCATTTCTGCCATAACTGGGGAACTTTTATTCTTCTTACTTGGATGCCAACATACTATAACCAA GTCTTGAAGTTCAATCTTACAGAATCAGGGCTATTTTGTGTTTTGCCATGGCTTACAATGGCGGTATCTGCAAATGTCGGTGGTTGGATTGCAGACACTCTTGTGAGTAAGGGTTTGTCGGTTACAAGGGTCCGCAAG ATAATGCAAACGGTTGGATTTCTAGGCCCTGCTTTCTTCTTAACACAACTGAGCCATGTTAATTCTCCTGTGATGGCCGTTTTGTGCATGACTTGCAGTCAG GGAACTGATGCATTCTCTCAGTCTGGTTTGTATTCAAACCATCAAGATATAGCCCCTCGATATTCA GGGATACTGCTTGGTCTGTCTAATACTGCTGGCGTATTGGCGGGTGTACTTGGAACAGCAGCAACAGGTTACATTCTACAGCATG GTTCCTGGGATGATGTTTTCAAGGTTTCAGTTGGGCTCTATTTGGTTGGAACCGTGGTGTGGAACCTTTTTTCAACCGGCGAAAAGATCTTGGAATAA